A window from Fusarium musae strain F31 chromosome 8, whole genome shotgun sequence encodes these proteins:
- a CDS encoding hypothetical protein (EggNog:ENOG41) yields MSNHVCYVEDAEEDSGSSVLEGIQSTRRYAVSEAPGPASPPKERPNTGKSRGETRRYSSRRHVSPPSEGLSDEEPPRREERPRRDYEREAREQRDKDRRRKERKQKEAAEQQQRRVRAEAKPPKEREPKPVRRPRPTSLTHTKTEPVVQQYRRGRVEDPSCYGVQQPAVSGMRPRAQTRPHSYYPGQTAPPISNAGWHHAQASQPSFPVGSFPPPPYFPGGQSPSVVGVPPSPGPGAGTPGFFDMPSQQASAHLRNRFERPASSMGFRQQQPSPSNIGYPQDDFEEEEQPDPRLIRRASRSKRPQQNDEDRRRMPPPDSIPRPKSAMPPPTTPFRPPPQSLTRQKTRTPSRPPPSGRSRVGFVDQGYDDEDYNDSPGLFADSPEANFDRRTALARTRRGSVAYEHHGADLVPARTRRGSVAYEQRGIDIVPARTRRDSYYEDRSLGGGGVSLDEDKYLDAMRYQDDINGGPAMPLTAETLRKASNPRLGGGSSRSSGSHDDSEYKRSNTTGLTRSSSSDTDNVTIKVSGSAVVRVSGAEIECGDGGEITFSRPTGSSRVGSDRASSYYQLEDVRSRVEQKALPYRPHTPSRSDSHHRGYSGNHAPYDPSFAMDDYIY; encoded by the coding sequence ATGTCCAACCACGTCTGCTACGTCGAGGATGCCGAGGAGGATTCCGGCAGCTCTGTCCTCGAGGGCATCCAATCCACCCGTCGCTATGCTGTCTCTGAAGCTCCCGGTCCCGCCAGTCCACCCAAGGAACGCCCCAACACAGGAAAGTCTCGAGGTGAGACCAGGAGATATTCCAGCCGGCGACACGTTTCTCCTCCCAGCGAAGGCCTCTCTGATGAAGAGCCCCCTCGTAGGGAAGAGCGCCCTCGCCGAGACTATGAACGTGAAGCTCGTGAACAGCGCGATAAAGATCGACGTCGTAAAGAGCGCAAGCAgaaagaagctgctgagcaGCAACAACGGAGGGTCCGAGCCGAAGCCAAACCACCCAAGGAACGTGAGCCCAAGCCTGTGAGAAGACCTCGCCCaacatcactcactcatACCAAGACTGAGCCTGTTGTTCAACAATATCGCCGAGGTCGTGTTGAGGATCCCTCCTGTTACGGTGTCCAACAGCCTGCCGTTTCTGGCATGCGCCCCCGTGCTCAGACTCGGCCTCATAGCTATTACCCCGGACAAACCGCTCCTCCAATTTCCAATGCTGGCTGGCACCATgcacaagcttctcaaccttctttccCAGTCGGATCATTCCCGCCACCACCTTACTTCCCTGGAGGACAGTCTCCCTCAGTGGTCGGCGTTCCGCCTTCGCCTGGCCCAGGTGCTGGAACACCTGGGTTCTTTGATATGCCTTCGCAGCAAGCCAGCGCCCACCTCAGAAACCGTTTTGAACGGCCAGCTTCATCCATGGGTTTCCGTCAACAGCAGCCTTCGCCATCAAACATTGGGTATCCTCAGGATGactttgaggaggaggagcagcctGATCCCCGTCTAATTAGACGCGCCTCTCGCTCTAAGAGGCCTCAACAGAATGACGAGGATCGCCGGCGTATGCCTCCTCCTGACAGCATCCCACGACCCAAGTCTGCAATGCCTCCTCCAACCACACCATTCCGCCCCCCTCCTCAGTCATTGACAAGGCAAAAGACAAGGACTCCCTCGCGGCCGCCTCCTTCGGGTCGTAGCCGTGTTGGGTTTGTTGACCAAGgctatgatgatgaagactaCAATGACAGTCCTGGTCTGTTTGCGGACTCTCCTGAAGCCAATTTCGACCGCCGTACAGCTTTGGCCCGTACTCGACGCGGTTCTGTCGCCTATGAGCATCATGGTGCTGATCTTGTACCTGCTCGTACTCGACGAGGCTCCGTTGCGTATGAACAGCGTGGGATTGACATTGTGCCCGCCCGGACTCGACGAGATTCCTACTACGAAGATCGCTCacttggtggtggaggtgtCAGTTTGGATGAGGATAAATACCTGGACGCCATGCGATACCAGGACGACATCAATGGCGGTCCCGCCATGCCATTGACTGCTGAAACCCTACGCAAAGCTAGCAACCCTCGGCTTGGTGGCGGGAGCAGTCGAAGCAGcggcagccatgatgatagcGAGTATAAGCGAAGCAACACCACTGGTCTCACccgctcttcttcaagcgaCACTGATAATGTCACAATCAAAGTGTCAGGCTCGGCTGTCGTGCGAGTTTCGGGTGCTGAGATTGAGTGCGGCGATGGAGGTGAGATCACATTTTCAAGACCTACCGGCAG